In a single window of the Cydia strobilella chromosome 13, ilCydStro3.1, whole genome shotgun sequence genome:
- the LOC134746634 gene encoding GATA zinc finger domain-containing protein 7-like isoform X7: MSKYARRRLSRNGRHSTLPDRDEKPAADLQKCPHCSRAFGMRAFERHVEWCADKAKILPAAPVQPPHVTDAKQRLNARTQYKAPLARGRRSSQSRDKSSQSRSASVESSRGVSPPPPRDCGDRRRRARASESMSSNDCNDEPSPHVPVIRNPRNSQNKSSGDANVKARQARLARDLSSSRLDDGYDPFVSAARQMKELLSSDTDTPKKMLNSSKDLTRTLPILRPARDKAPLSQLRTENSKMIKDTLNKTYQKTPTLQRMKSFGSTNNDNNTNTSSFGGRCSSFRLNRNNIKPSQKLNTTFTKSSKENISMTDKTNFNRNSSLNRSFSSYTTSNYSTPKPKDKIPKIATSMYHSFTRTTIKQPVKLDKIKRDEEEKKNFVNLDAILADDNSSMTDSNYIDPRLINENDNLPINVNTILNNPDIISSMESLLTTENLPSKFDSFSKTHIPNYELNGNIDSQIKAEKDKVNNNTDTNKLVAAPVDNLSAQYDKIMSSLEESIASKTLARDEESVFEEFDLEEFMTTFDEEIHKRKSENKRTCSSTTRVVKQSELNGSNRTSTFSSVSSTPRHVNPNSNGLSLTPVTNKPFNFSSNNIVSENLFPSSVKRSTSLLDSIHKKVSKTESGNTRHKSDQLEQDIMQSLKEFDKLYESEKNQINQSNRGIINYNAQVHNGTEKESRSKTQRKSGKSDSNSNGNYTPNGKSSNDSAYSRLVSLNRISPSKLTVCQKELNGPSSLERIPAGSDSSGSAKDEIRSVSSEEFLAMERSAELDEPIPQPEHAPFKQVENQVHEKRVSSLGSSRRGSWRPRADLSSSSSEASLHKAPQRLSRFCHECGSRFPVDTAKFCIECGVKRLAV; encoded by the exons ATGTCAAAATATGCGAGAAGACGACTGTCAAGAAACGGAAGACATTCGACTCTTCCCGACAGAGACGAGAAG CCGGCAGCCGACCTCCAGAAGTGCCCGCACTGCAGCCGCGCGTTCGGCATGCGCGCCTTCGAGCGGCACGTAGAGTGGTGCGCCGACAAAGCTAAGATCCTCCCCGCCGCGCCCGTACAACCGCCGCACGTCACCGACGCGAAGCAGAGGCTTAATGCTCGCACCCAGTACAAAGCGCCGCTTGCGAGAGGCAGACG ATCGTCTCAAAGCCGCGACAAGTCGTCTCAGAGCCGCTCGGCGTCCGTGGAGTCGTCGCGCGGCgtgtcgccgccgccgccgagagACTGCGGCGACCGGCGACGCCGCGCCAGGGCTTCAG AATCCATGTCGAGCAATGATTGTAATGATGAACCGTCCCCGCACGTGCCAGTTATTAGAAACCCTAGAAACTCTCAAAATAAGTCTTCAGGCGATGCCAACGTTAAAGCGCGGCAAGCTAGATTAGCAAGAGATCTTAGCAGCTCCAG actgGACGATGGTTACGACCCATTTGTATCAGCCGCTAGGCAAATGAAAGAGCTCCTGTCTTCAGATACCGATACTCCTAAAAAGATGCTTAACTCTTCCAAAGACCTCACCCGCACTCTTCCCATCCTCCGTCCTGCCAGGGACAAAGCTCCATTATCACAACTTCGCACTGAAAATTCCAAAATGATAAAAGACACTCTTAACAAAACATACCAAAAAACTCCTACCCTGCAGAGAATGAAATCTTTTGGAAGCACGAACAACGATAATAACACTAACACTAGCAGTTTCGGGGGTAGATGTAGCTCTTTTAGACTTAACAGAAATAATATAAAGCCTAGTCAAAAACTGAACACAACCTTTACTAAATCGAGTAAAGAAAATATTAGCATGACAGACAAAACAAACTTCAACCGCAACAGCAGCCTTAATAGATCATTCTCAAGCTACACCACATCTAATTATAGTACTCCAAAACCAAAAGATAAAATCCCGAAGATTGCAACATCTATGTACCATAGCTTCACGCGAACTACTATAAAACAGCctgtaaaacttgacaaaatAAAGAGAGATgaagaagaaaagaaaaatttcGTAAACCTAGATGCAATCCTTGCAGACGATAATTCGTCCATGACCGACAGTAATTACATCGATCCTAGACTTATTAATGAAAATGATAACTTGCCCATTAATGTAAACACAATTCTAAACAATCCCGACATTATCAGTAGTATGGAGTCCCTTCTTACCACAGAAAACTTGCCTTCTAAATTTGATTCTTTCAGCAAAACACATATTCCTAATTATGAACTAAACGGTAATATTGATTCACAAATCAAAGCGGAAAAAGACAAAGTCAACAACAACACTGATACTAATAAGCTGGTTGCTGCCCCGGTAGACAATTTAAGTGCCCAATACGACAAAATTATGTCTTCTTTGGAAGAAAGCATTGCGTCTAAAACGTTAGCTAGGGATGAGGAGTCTGTCTTCGAGGAATTTGACCTCGAAGAATTCATGACTACTTTTGACGAAGAAATTCATAAAAGGAAATCTGAAAACAAAAGAACTTGTAGTTCTACCACTAGGGTTGTGAAGCAGTCAGAGCTAAACGGTAGCAATAGGACTTCAACTTTTAGTAGTGTTAGCTCCACTCCTAGACACGTAAACCCCAATAGTAACGGTCTCAGTCTTACCCCAGTTACCAACAAGCCTTTTAATTTTAGCAGTAACAATATCGTGAGCGAAAACCTCTTCCCATCCTCCGTCAAACGTTCCACTTCCCTCCTCGACTCCATCCACAAGAAGGTCTCGAAAACGGAAAGCGGGAACACGCGGCATAAATCCGACCAACTCGAACAAGACATTATGCAATCCTTGAAAGAGTTCGACAAGTTATACGAATCCGAGAAGAACCAAATTAACCAATCTAATAGAGGTATCATCAATTACAATGCGCAAGTACACAACGGAACGGAAAAGGAATCGCGGAGTAAAACGCAGCGGAAAAGTGGGAAATCTGATAGCAATTCCAACGGGAACTACACGCCAAATGGGAAATCCAGCAACGACTCAGCTTATAGCAGGTTAGTCAG CTTAAATAGAATATCTCCTTCGAAACTAACGGTATGTCAAAAGGAGTTAAACGGTCCTTCGTCGTTGGAGCGAATACCGGCGGGCTCGGACTCCAGCGGGAGTGCTAAAGACGAAATACGGTCCGTCTCCAGCGAGGAGTTCCTAGCGATGGAGCGGTCGGCGGAGCTGGACGAGCCCATACCGCAGCCGGAACACGCGCCGTTCAAACAAGTCGAAAACCAAGTCCATG AGAAGCGTGTAAGCTCCCTGGGGTCGTCGCGGCGCGGGTCGTGGCGGCCGCGCGCCGACCTGAGCTCGAGCAGCTCGGAGGCGTCGCTGCACAAGGCGCCGCAGCGGCTGTCACGCTTCTGCCACGAGTGCGGCAGCCGCTTCCCCGTCGACACCGCCAAGTTCTGCATCGAGTGCGGCGTCAAGCGGCTCGCCGTCTAG